The Pelodiscus sinensis isolate JC-2024 chromosome 4, ASM4963464v1, whole genome shotgun sequence genomic sequence GGCTTGAGGTCTATGAATCCTGGAAATGTAGGCCAACACATCTAGTCCAGATGCCTGCAGCGAggccataggtgctggaactagagcTGCAGCGTTGCCTGGCTTGCAGTCGGGATGTTAGCCTACAGTCATtcaaatgattaaccaataagggTGGATTTATTCGTTGATCCAAATgactacatgcacacacagacatgcccttgctgcctctgtatcctaGAAAAGGACTCACTCCCCACAGAGGAATAAACTATGTTGTTCTAAGCAACTTTAAACCAGTCTCACTGCATCCCCGTGAAGGGAAGCTCAAACCAATATAGTTAAAACAGCACAACAGCTGGTGAAGAGGCCTCACGCTATAGAAGAAGAGAGTGTAGAACCAGCAACATGTACAGTtcagttggggttggccctgctttgaggaAGGGGTTGGACTAACTAGGTGGCCTCCTGCGTTTCCAAACCTGATCTTTGGTGACTCTAGGACAATAAAAACCTCTGATTGAAAACAAACCATGGACCCATTTTGAACAGAGCACTTAGGGCCCAAGTCctggatcagggccccattgttcCAGGTGCTGCCTGTTTGCTGGACGAGTTAGAACTTAGGCATCAAAGGAGACCCAAGAGGTGCATGGCACTCATTGGAGTgagcgctaggtgctgcacaaccACTGTAGGGTAGAACCATGTGAGCCAGGCTGCAGGCTTATCGGGACATTTTGTATGAACAGTTCTGGAGCAGTTGCTGTAAATATAGTGAAAGTCACGGGCCACTACATTTACTGGGACTGCACCATGATTTTTAATAAACCAGCCTTCCTCCTCACACCAACCATTCAGCACTTCCCCCCAGTGCTGCAACCcaaccccagcctggggcagaggagttgCAGGGTAGTAGGGAGCTAGATAGGATCTGGGTGGCAATGCTATTCACTGAGGCAGGCCACTCTTCCCCCACCATCATGACAGAGAGCAGGAGGCAGATCTTAGTGGCCGTATAACCCTGCAGGTCAGTTAGTGCCCAGTGCGAGGTGTTGGGTCCAGCCCTGTGAGACAGGAGCCACCCTTGCAGGGTGAAGCATCCAGCCAAAAAAATGTCCTGGATACATGAGGCAATTGCATCACCCGGGGCATTTTTTCCTCCTTGACAAATCTGTAGCCTTAATGGTGAGCTAACACTGTGGTGGCTTCTGCTCTCTCCAGCAGGGCCCGGCATCCTGGGAGGAACAAGGACACCATTGGAATACGGGGAGAGCGTAACAGGAAAGCAGGCTTCCACATCCCTCATGGGGATCCATGCACAGGACACAGTCTATCCCCTGGACAGTTTCAGCCAGAGACCAGACCTGGCTACACACCAGAGACGCCCCATGGACTGGCGTCCCCACTGCTGCATCGACTGTGGCAAGAGATTCAGCAACCCCTTCGCACTGACCCAGCACCAGTGCACACACACGGGGGAGCAGCCTCATGACTGTGTTGACTGCGGCAAGGGCTTTGCAGAGAGCTCAGAGCTGGGAAAACATAAGTGCACTTCCGCCGGGCAGCGCCTCCAGTGCTCTGCCAAATCTGGTAGGCGTTTCCACAATGCCAACTTAGTGACGCAGAATCGGCCTGTGCATACTAGGAAGCATCTGCATCTCTGCACCCAATGTGGCAAGGACTTTACAGACAGCTCAAAGCTGAGAATACACCAGCGCACGCACACCGGGGAGCGGCCGTACCACTGTGCCGACTGTGGCAAGGGCTTTGCACAGATTGGACATCTCCGATCTCACCAGCGCACGCACACTGGGGAGCGGCCGTACCACTGTGCCGACTGCGGCAAGACCTTTGTCCAGACTGCACACCTGAGATCACACCAGCGCACGCATACTGGGGAGCGGCCGTACCGCTGTGCTGTCTGCGGCAAAGACTTTGCAGACAGCTCAAGCCTGAGAGTGCACCAGCGCACGCACACCGGGGAGCGGCCGTACCTGTGCACCGACTGTGGCAAGAGCTTTGTACATCTCTCACATCTGAGAATGCACCAGCTCGGGCACACTGGGGAGCGGCCGTATCACTGTGGTGATTGTGGCAAGAGCTTCATCCATGCCAGTATGCTGTCGAACCATCAGCACACGCACACTGGGGAGCGGCCACATCACTGCGCTGACTGCGGCAAGGGCTTTGCACATAAATCGAGCCTGAGAGCTCACCAGCGCGTGCACACTGGGGAGTGGCCGCACCACTGTGCTGACTGTGGCAAGGGCTTTGCACAGATCTCACAGCTGAGAATGCACCAGCGCACGCACACCGGGGAGCGGCCGTACTGCTGCACCAAGTGCAGCAAGAGCTTTGCACATAGGGCAAGTCTGAGAGTGCACCAGTGTGCTCGCATTGGGGAGCGGCCGCACCGCTGTGATGATTGTGGCAAGAGCTTCAGCCAAGCCCACATGCTGACCCACCATCAGCGCACGCACACCGGGGAGCAGCTGTACCGCTGTGCTGACTGTGGAAAGACGTTTCGCAATGCCAACAAGCTGACCCAGCACCAGTGCACTCACAGTGAGGAGCAGGCACATCACTGTGCTGACTGCGGGAAGGGATTTTCACTAATTTCATACCTGAGAGCACACCAGTGCATGCACACTGGGGAGTGGCCACACCACTGTGCTCACTGTGGTAAGGGCTTTGCACAGATCTCACAGCTGAGAGTGCACCAGCGCACGCACACTGGGGAGCGGCCGCACCAGTGCACAGTCTGCAGCAAGAGCTTTGCACATAGGTCAAGCCTGAGAGTGCACCAGCGCACGCACACTGGGGAGCGGCCGCACCACTGCACTGACTGCGGCAAGAACTTTACAGATACTTCAAGCCTGAGAGTGCACCAGCGCGTGCACACTGGGGAGCGGCCGCATCAGTGCACCGATTGCAGCAAGAACTTTGCACATAGATCAAGCCTGATTGCGCACCAGTGCATGCACACTGGGGAGCGGCCGCATCAGTGCACCGATTGCAGCAAGAACTTTGCACATAGATCAAGCCTGAAAGCGCACCAATGCGCACACACCGGGGAGCGGCCGCACCACTGCACCAATTGTGGCAAGAGCTTTGCACATAGAGCAAGTCTGAGAGCACACCAATGCGTGCACACTGGGGAGCGGCCATATAGCTGTCACGACTGCAACAAGAGCTTCAGCAGTGCTAGTGCAGCCACTGACCATCAGCGTGCACACACCGTGGACTGGAGCGGCCAGTCCAGTGCTCTGTCTGGAGGAACAACTTTGCACACAGCTCACACCTCAAAATGCGCGAGTGCTCTCGGACCGGGGAGCGGCTGTACAGCTGTGCTGATTGTGGCAAGCACTCTTCTCAATTGGGCTGCCCCGCCCAGCACCGGGTCACATGCACCGCTGCTCCCGACAGGGCCAGAGGGGCTTTTGG encodes the following:
- the LOC102446922 gene encoding uncharacterized protein LOC102446922; translation: MAAAGPAQQPPVAFEDVALYFTRAEWELLSPPEKQLYREQMLRNYRALVSLGYSDSTPDLIQRIELGEAELWIRDAEDSMESSLPESPSSAGPGILGGTRTPLEYGESVTGKQASTSLMGIHAQDTVYPLDSFSQRPDLATHQRRPMDWRPHCCIDCGKRFSNPFALTQHQCTHTGEQPHDCVDCGKGFAESSELGKHKCTSAGQRLQCSAKSGRRFHNANLVTQNRPVHTRKHLHLCTQCGKDFTDSSKLRIHQRTHTGERPYHCADCGKGFAQIGHLRSHQRTHTGERPYHCADCGKTFVQTAHLRSHQRTHTGERPYRCAVCGKDFADSSSLRVHQRTHTGERPYLCTDCGKSFVHLSHLRMHQLGHTGERPYHCGDCGKSFIHASMLSNHQHTHTGERPHHCADCGKGFAHKSSLRAHQRVHTGEWPHHCADCGKGFAQISQLRMHQRTHTGERPYCCTKCSKSFAHRASLRVHQCARIGERPHRCDDCGKSFSQAHMLTHHQRTHTGEQLYRCADCGKTFRNANKLTQHQCTHSEEQAHHCADCGKGFSLISYLRAHQCMHTGEWPHHCAHCGKGFAQISQLRVHQRTHTGERPHQCTVCSKSFAHRSSLRVHQRTHTGERPHHCTDCGKNFTDTSSLRVHQRVHTGERPHQCTDCSKNFAHRSSLIAHQCMHTGERPHQCTDCSKNFAHRSSLKAHQCAHTGERPHHCTNCGKSFAHRASLRAHQCVHTGERPYSCHDCNKSFSSASAATDHQRAHTVDWSGQSSALSGGTTLHTAHTSKCASALGPGSGCTAVLIVASTLLNWAAPPSTGSHAPLLPTGPEGLLAASEPDTAPANAEQGVAQSPRGLDEDILGLATSVLGPVTLQPGVDQPPGCGGWFHWPHSSLLWPPSPAPFAASTQVFCLLDSPAGRPQASRESQMEPEVEPCPRDPGCSSDSCGPPGTLAAGDGAQRGDEERSPGLEDGVLSEGSEWELSPSPDPEWLLMTLPTANSGKPYACGDCGKAFTWPSHLVQHRRMHTGERPYRCADCGKGFADSSSLVKHGRTHTGERPYTCPQCGKGFVDSSSLTKHARTHTGERPYCCPSCGRGFADSSRLAQHRRIHAGERPYCCPDCGRAFGRRAHLIEHRYTHTGEKPHRCHQCGKGFSQSSNLTQHQKTHLAEKPYICPQCGKGFCLRSQLVKHQRLHSPDNPHRCPQCHKGFVDRSPLLKHLRIHTGERPFRCTECGKAFSMSSHLTQHQRVHTGEKPHRCHQCGKAFAQSSNLTQHLRTHTGERPYKCPKCGRAFSDSSSFLRHQRLHSGERPYCCHQCGKSFADGKVLRKHQMTHSGERPFACGQCGRAFAQSSNLVQHQAIHTGERPHRCHQCGKGFCFPSQLAQHRKLHATIIVVDDADDELSPPAN